From a region of the Pseudoclavibacter endophyticus genome:
- a CDS encoding Rho termination factor N-terminal domain-containing protein — protein MATSKSKSSSKRSKGDPGPSVKDDELYEELREDGASKEKAARIANASAARGRTNVGRKGGEAESYDDRTVAELRERAKELGLTGYSRLRKSELIDKLRNH, from the coding sequence ATGGCAACGTCGAAATCGAAGTCGTCTTCGAAGCGCTCGAAGGGCGACCCCGGCCCCAGCGTCAAGGACGACGAACTCTACGAGGAGCTTCGCGAGGACGGCGCGTCGAAGGAGAAGGCCGCGCGTATCGCGAACGCCTCGGCCGCCCGTGGCCGCACGAACGTTGGGCGCAAAGGCGGCGAGGCGGAGAGCTACGACGACCGCACCGTCGCCGAGCTGCGTGAGCGGGCGAAGGAGCTCGGCCTGACGGGCTATTCGCGGCTCCGCAAGTCAGAGCTCATCGACAAGCTCCGCAATCACTGA